The genomic region TGGCAGCTTGGGCAGGGGAATGAAATGAGCCGCTTTGGAGAAGCGGTCCATCACCGTGAGGATGACGGTGTTGCCGCCAGAGGGAGGGAGGCCAGTGACAAAATCCACGGCGATGTGTGACCAAGGGCGGGAGGGGATGGGAAGGGAACGAAGCAGACCAGCAGGTGGGCGGTGGGAGGGCTTACATTGAGCACAAATAgggcaagccaacacaaactgtcCAACATCTGTGGCCAATGaaggccaccaaaaccgctgaCGTACGGACGCCAGGGTTCCTCGTACCCCTGGATGGCCGAAAAACTTGGACGAGTGCCCCCACTGAAGGACCTCAGGACGCAGCGCAACCGGCACAAGCAACCTGCCCGCAGGACACTCTCTCGGTACTTGCTCCCCTCGTCCGGCATCCTCTACTCGTCGCTCAAGGGACCAGGAGACAGCCCCAACCACCACCACTTTGGGAAGGATGGCATCGGCCGTAAGCTCACTCCCAGGTGCCTCAAACAGACGAGAGAGTGCGTCAGGCTTGACGTTCTTAGAGCCTGGCCGGTATGAGAGGGAGAAGTTGAACCGACCGAAAAAGAGTGCCCAACGGGCTTGGCGTGAGCTCAACCTCTTGGCTGAACAGACATATTCAAGATTCTTatgatccgtccagaccaagaagggttgcgctgctccctccaaccaATGGAGCCACTCACCCAAAGCCAGTCGAACCGCCAGAAGCTCTCGGTTACCGATATCATAGTTTCGTTCAGCGGGGCTAAGACGGTGGGAGTAGTAGGCACAAGGGTGCACCTTCTCATCTCCACTAGAGTGCTGAGACAAAACCGCGCCTATCCCAACATCTGAggcatcgacctcgacaatgaACTGTCGTTCAGGGtctggaaaacaaagcacaggagcagagacaaaacgggacttgagattgtcaaaggctacctgagcttGAGGATTCCATCTGAACAAaaccttggtggaggtcaatgctCTGAGCGGAGCGGTGATCTGGCCGAAACCCCGGATGAATCGCCGATAAAAGTTGGCGAACGCCAGGAACCGCTGAAGAGCCTTGCGAGAGTCGGGAATGGGCCACTCGGCGACAGCCTTGATCTTAGACGAATCAGGTTCAATCCCCCTGGGGGATATGACATGGCCAAGGAACGAAACAGTATCGGCATGGAACTTGCACTTCTCTGCCTTGATAAATAGTTGATTCTCTAACAATCGCTGGAGAACCTCGCGCACGTGTCGGGaatgttcctggagagagggggaaaagattagaatgtcatccaggtaaacaaagacaaattgaTTGATCATGTCACTCAACACGGCGTTAATGAGaccctggaagacggcagggGCATTGGTCAAACCAAAAGGGAGAACCAAATACTCATAATGTCCCGAAGGTGTGTTaaaggccgtcttccactcgtccccctcaCAGATACGGACCAGGTGAtaggcgttgcggaggtctagcttagtaaagacccgagcTCCCTGCAAAAGTTCGAAGGCAGTTGACATGAGTGGTAAGGGGTACTTGTTCATTACCGTaatctcattcaaacctcgatagtcAATACAGGGACGCAGGGAACCATCTCTCTTCTGTACGAAGAAGAAGCCAGCCCCAGCCGGTGAGGAGGAGTGTCGAATGAGCCCAGCTTGGAGAGATTcattaatatatttgtccatggcctctctttcaggactaGACAGGGAATAAAGtcgacccttgggcggagaagtgcctggtAGGAGATCTATGGcacagtcgtaggggcgatgcAGAGGTAGAGAGGTGGCTCGTGACTTGCTGAACACGGTACGAAGGTCATGGTACTCCTCCGGGACCCCGGTCAAATCGAAGGCAGTAACCTGTAACACAGAAGGCACAGAGACAGAAGAAGGGGCAGAACCAAGACAAGACGCATGACAAAAAGAGCTCCAGGCCAAAACAGAATTATTAACCCAATCAACGTGAggattatgttgtgacaaccaAGGATGCCCTAAAATGATGGGAGtattgggggaatcgaggatgtacaacaTAATGTTCTTACAATGATTCCCAGAAAGGTGAAGTCTTACGTGAGGGGTGACGTGAGTAATAGTGCAAAAGGGATGCCCCGCGAGCGTCAGGACCGAGACCGGCTGAGAAAGGGGCGTGGCCGGAATCCCCCATCGACGAGCTGTGGTGCGATCGATGAAGTTTCCTTCAGCGGCGTCGGGGCGGAAGGAGACTTGGGAGGATCGAACTCACGAGATCGCCAGGAGGTGGGTGAAGGACGGCGGCGGCGGCGAGCAGAGATTCGGTTTTCAATCCGCAGGCACAGATTAGTGAGAGCATCCATGTCCCGCGGTGCCTCCAAGGCAGCGATCTCGTCGGCGATAGTATTATTGAGACCGTCCAAAAAGCATGCATGAAGCGCTCCCTCGTTCCACTCGCAGGCAGCCGCCAGCGTCTGAAATTTGATCAAGTAATCCGTAACAGAGCTCCGTCCCTGGGAAAGACGAGAGAGCTGGACGGCCGCCTCGTCCCCTCGAACCGACCGATCGAACAGAGACGCCATCTCAGTGCGAAAGGCTGCAAAAGATCGGCAACACAGGGCTTGGTTCTCCCAGATGGAAATTCCCCACTCTCGAGCGCGCCCAGAAAGGAGTGTGAGGACGTAAGCGATTCTTGTCTCATCCGTGGCATAACGTCGCGGCTGCAGAGCGAAAACCAGCGCACACTGGGAGAGGAAGGCTCGACAGGCGTTTGGGTCTCCGTCATACACCGGAGGACTGTTGGCGTGTGGCTCAGCCTCTAGGGAGAGTCCTCGTGCGGCGAGGGGTGCGCGAGAGTCCACGGCGTCTCGGCGGAGCTCGTCGAGCCGGTGATGTAGATCAGCAACTTGGGCCATGAGAACTTCGACATCTTGTGAGGTGGCATTCAGCAGTGACGCCTGGTGGCCAAGCATAGCTCCCTGCTGCTGAAGCGAGTTGCGCAGATGGTCTGCGCCCGCTGAGTCTGGTGAATGGTCAGACCGTTCTGTCATGGTACAGAAACGGTAGACTCAGTTGCGGGTGAAACAGTACactttattgttaaaaataaaggcaACACAATAATGTCCGTGATGCCACCGGCAGGAGATAGTCACGAGAGGGTGCTCGGTCCGATGCGAAGTCCCGCAATGGAGAGACGCGGCACCTGTGAAGCAGGAGCCGCCGAGCGTGACTGGACGGTAGAAGTGTGGAAGGAGAGGTCCGGGTACAGGAGCGCTGCGGGACAGAGagcaaaaaataacagaaaaggaaGGCTAAGCAGGGGACAAAGTAAAACGGCTTCGAGGAGCCACTAAAACGGGAAAACACGACGAGCAAGACTAGGACTAGGACTAGGAACAAAAAGGCTTCTACGGTACTAGACACGCTAGCACCGGGTCAGTCAGAATAGGCAAAAGTAACAAGTACGGTCTGACACAAGGTGAGAGGACGAAAGGGGATAAATAGGAAGGTCTACAAATAAGGAATAAGCTGCAGGTGTGAGGTAAACACAAGAACAGGGGTGAGTACTAATTAGAAAAGGAGCTATGGGTGAGAGTGATGAGAGCCGGTGAGTGGGGAAATCCTGACAGGGAAACACGAGGGCGGGGcgaatgacgcagacaccggacacgtggagagctgtcaaacggcactccacatgttcgacaaaacaaaacacaaaccacgCATGACACAGACCCCAAGAAGGCCGGGATCGCAACAGTGCATGGCATTAGCAACACCAggatcatgggttcgattcccagagaATTCAttgattaataaaatgtatacctcAAATGCACTGCAGGTTCCTTTGGATAacagtgtctgccaaatgtgtaaatgtatttttccttttcatAGCTCAAGGCTACCATACATGCTGATGTACAGAAAAGGTAGTGggaaaaaaagaatatttttaaacattgctTTGTAAGAGTCAAACTTGTTAAAAACGaaatttgaatttatttagCAGAAAATCAATTGAAGGACAAGAACCCAATTGGCAGCAATCCAGCAATCCATCTGAGGATCCTTCTGCTAGGGCCCCCCGGGACTGAGAAAAGTTCAGTAGGTAACCTCATCCTTGGTGAAAACTACTTTCCATTATTTACCATCAAAGAGTCCATGGGGAAAACAGTTGGAAACGTAACTGTAGTGGACACTCCAAATCTCTTTACACTCACCCCAATGAGCTGGGCAAAAGAACTTAAGAGGTGTATAATGTTATCTCACCCAGGTCCTAATGCAATTCTCTGGGTAGTACCGCTATCCCAGTTTAGCAACCACCAGCAAGGTCTTTTTCACAACATTAGAAAACGACTAGGTTCCGAAactcaaaaacacacaatgatTATTTTCACCAGTGGCAGGGAACTCGAAAATCTTGATCAACCCATTGACATCTCCAGACATAACAAGGTCAAAAAAGTGGTCCGTACTTGTAGGAACAGGTACCATGTCATCAACAGCAGTAATCATAACCAGGCCTCAGAACTGATTGAACAATTGTTCAAGATGATAGCAAAAAACAGAGGTAGTTACTGCACTTTCAAACGCACAAAAAAGAGGAGGCCCTAAGAGGAAGACATTTAACCTGTCTTGCATCAATGCATCATAAAGGAAAGTGTTTAGAGTCTTGCagacaaaataaacatgaagaAAAATGTATTAGCGCTTGTTGTATACCAACTTTCTCTCATGATTCAAAATCCACATCCAAAAAAACATGAGAAACAGAGTTTCTGGTGTATTTACTGCACATCTAAATCAcattggcccggtttcacagacaaggcttaaggctagtcccagactaaaatgaatgtgtgacatgtcttaactgaatataaattGCCcagacatatcttaaaatatttcaataccattgttttgtcttgagatgcacaccagtaatgtattcttctaaggcattttcataaaagcgacataaatatcttaattcaactaaagcatagtcctggcttaaactaaacTGTGTccgtgaaaccgggccattatGTATAACAATCAAATCTGGACTATTGTAAGCTTctgacttttatttattttctgttattatgtGTTTAAGcagcaataaacaaatatagtGAATGttacaatttcatatttttaaatgccagctgatttaaatatttacattttctttattttctgtgtgtgttgtatgcCGTTTACATGTTAATTTAACACTGGCAAATTTACTTTTGAGAATTTTGTGGAAGGTTCATAATAATAAACTCTTACTTGcagtataatacagtatttttattgttgATGTTGTAAGTTACAACCTAAAACAAACATAGCTTTCAGTGTAATGTTTCAACAAGTCTACAAAGgtataatgcaaaatataaGAAAACtgtactacactgtaaaaaatacatgtgaaatctacagtaattcACTGTGTTCATATGCACTGGAGATAACTGTATTAGGGGTCACAGTgaattactgtatattcaatgagaaattacaatactggtcaaaatattgtgaaaatcacATTAAAGAGGAATGTGCTGTACAAAGTCACAGTAACCAGTACTGTCCTGTAGAAAGTCACAACAAACAAGTACTATgtgaaatctacagtaattcACTGTGTTCATGCACTGGAAGTAACAATAGCAGAACCCTTTTTCtaaggttccataaagaaccctgCCTTTAAAAGTGCTATACAGAACCTCAGTGGCGCTATAAAGAACCCTTTCTTTATCAGAAAACAGGAGGGGTTTTAATTTaggtatttttattaattcattcatttagtttTTACGGATTTTATCATTTTCTATTTCCATTTTaccgtataaaaacaataagtaagACATGTAAATCAagtaatacttttatttccttctagtcacatcattaaatgtcatggaacattcattatatttgtacatattaatacctttcacaattttgcattgttgcaaagcagctttacagaaaaaaaaacatattagccctaaacagagacaaaggaaaaagtaaagaaatatgttttagTCCATTTTAGCACAAAAGCAGTAGAAATGtgacaacaaaaatgtatagaaataaaagtatatatataaccaggaaaattataaaaatacatgattacTGATCAGCAAGATTATACAGCAAGCAGTGTAGCCAAGAAGTCAGTTTATATTGTTTGCAGATAACTACAtccattatttttatgtgtggtAATGATTTTGAGTTTCTGGCAAATCAAAAGCGTCTGGCATGGGGCTCAAATTGCAGGCCATGATCATCGCAGATTCCCACCACTTTCCATCTATGGCTGTGGTCATCATAGTCATAGTAATAAAGATAATGTTTGGCTAAAGATTCATTCGCAAATTTTTATTACTTACCTTTGAATGTGTCACTGAATTTGCCTCAACCGTCAAAGTCAGACCTGCAGTGGTTTAGAGCTCGGCTTATGATTCACCTGAAACAGAGACATGTACATATAAGTACAATAAGAATACACAATATTGAATtaccaaaattattttaattgtaaattGCTATCGTTTTAATGTGGAAAGGATATCAACTTTAAAAGTAACATGAATATATCACCTTTAAAACATCAAGTATGACACAGTTGTCAGACTTCTGAGCTGAACTGATACTTGGTTAGCACCTCGAGAAATACCCGTCTCTTCCAATTTCACTCCCAGGACAAGGTCACATACGAAACTctgaaatatcaataaataaacctaaataCATGTTGTACAACATACTGTGGACGAAACATCAAGATAATGTGCATGAAAATACTTTAGAAAAATGGTTTATGGAAGTTCAGCCAGTAGAACTAAATAATGATTGATGCTAGGATAATATTgttaatgtaatacattttttaaatattaagtagagtatatacattttaactatcCTACATAATTGGTAAAGCAGATTCCCATAAATTATATAACCATAGAATatcttaaattatatatatatatatatatatatatatatgattaaaaacagtcTGAAGCTTACCTGTGTGGTGTATCAGTCTGCAGGCACCTCAGCAGGACTTAAATCAGGACTTTGATTCAGGACATACAACCAATCAGGAGGCAGCTTCTAAATAACTGATCTACTTTAAACCAAAATAGGCAGGAATAAAGAACCCTTTCCCAatacaaagaaccatttcagCAGAAAAGGGGTTCTTCAGAAGACATGGTTCTATATAGAACCTTTACCATCATTAAAGAACCTTCTAAGAACCATATTTTTTGAGAGTGTGGGCTATATTCAATGAGAAATTACAATACTgatcaaaatattgtgaaaatcacATTAGAGGATTGTGCTAGAAAAAACGACTTTGTTAACCTAACCAACACTGGCCTGTGGTAAATCACAACAATCAAGCATGATTGTTCATAGTTCTATACTAGAAAgggtttaaataattaaaatagagATTTTCCCAGTTCACAGGTATTACAGTTTAGTAAAGTCTGAAAATAGACTTTtctcaaataaatcatttattgagTTGTCATAAGGTTTTGTTTACAAGCAGCAAAAATACATGGCATTGACACAGGCTTATGATGTAGGCTACTGGTGGTTCTAAACTCTGTGGCTTGCGACGTCAACTTCCTGCAGCCTTAACCCTGATCAAACTCACCTGTTCGTAACTCTTTAGTAATGACTTAAACGTCATGCAGCGCTGCGCAAATCCGATCACCGAAATTACATCAAAATACCGTGACAGGGGAATCTGAGTGCAGCTTGTTCCGTAACTATTACAATTGCtttcgcggtactttgatgtcacacCCCATCCGGGAGCAGCGCAGCGCTGCCAAAGACTATAGATACCAAGAGCCGAAACTCAATAGAACGTTCCATTGCAACACCAGCGCACTGCGATTTCCGCAATTTGGGGTGAAAGCGACTCGTCTTTTTTTCTGTCGCGATGGCAATATGAGgtgctttgttaaaaaaaacaatgaagctGAAATCCAATCTGAATGATGataatacatgatgacaaaaaCCTTAGCTCGATAGAAACCATGTCAGTTAAAAAGccttttcaccccaaaatggcagcCACGCTGTTTCCAaaaaagcaccagagtttcgcctcttggtatctatactctttgGCGCCGCACCACTTTTGGCGCAACCACTATTCCGACCTGCAGCAGCCTGCATTGTGATGGGAGTGTAGCCTCAAAGATAGTAGCGGTACGTTTCTTAAGTTTTCTTTGGACTAAACTTTGTCACTTTATTAACAGTAGCATAACAGTAGTTGGTCGTTGACAGTGCAGGTGGACGTTTTAACGTTAGGGTCTCATCATACTTTATACGTGTAACGTTTGTAAGTTCAATGCAGCTTCGATTTCTGCATTCATTTGGAATAttaaaattcacagaaatcttGCAAACATCAAATTTCAGTGTGGGCATGCAGAATGTCCTGCTACATGACAGTGTGTGCACTTctacggagcccttttagggacattgggtggaaaaaatatgagagggaagagaaaatattttttaaaggttttgcgttatctcgcaaaacatcgcgttccctcgcaaaacttttgcgttctctcgcaaacatgtttgcgttaactatctcgcaaaacttttgcgttctctcgcaaacatatttgcgttatctcgcaaagaAAACCTAATGAAATATCTTGTGAAACGTGTGTTCTCACGAGAGATTTATGCGCGGTAACTTCTGTGCAACTGCACAGCATCACCTGAGTGATTTTGGATGTGATGTACGCAGTTTAGACAAAATATACAAACCTCCACGCGAGTACAAATATAAAACTGTAACAATTACTTAGTGTAGCTCAACGATGGAGGACGATCTTCAGCTGTTTTTAAGGTCACGGCATGTTCCAGAAGAGAGCATCATCCGCATGAACAGGGACAaggtacactgtaaaatgttTGACCGTAACTTCACAGTATATTTCTGGCTTCTGGTTGCATGACTTTCACAGTATGCTGCAGTATGTAACTTCACAGTAAATTACTAGCTTCTGGTTGCATGACTTTCACAGTATGCTGCAGTATGTGACTTCACAGTAAATTACCGGCTTCTGGTTGCTTTCACAGTAACTCACTGTGTCATGTATGCAGTAAAGAGTTGTAAAATAACTGTTGTGTACTGTGCCCTCACAGTATGTATGCCATTGTATTACTGTGATTTCATAGAATGCTCCAGTGAAACTAGTTTAATTAACTGTGAAGTTAAAGTTCCTGTCTGTCACACTACTGTTATTTAGCAGTTCAGTGttgtacaattattatactAAACCGTGAGTAAATGTCTGTC from Triplophysa rosa unplaced genomic scaffold, Trosa_1v2 scaffold113_ERROPOS166647, whole genome shotgun sequence harbors:
- the si:ch211-212k18.13 gene encoding ubiquitin carboxyl-terminal hydrolase 47 isoform X4, with translation MNNITKCISCDNINKKTSSFISILLPIEDENNEQHTVEKSLKAFFKRLRLDQDDWMYCDRCDQKTPTETWSEIDEYPTVLTFHLKRFAFDYNQIRYVKNSCALDVPLSLDIKNQTFNLYAVINHNGGYSGGHYDALIKSDQNQKWYSFDDRTVTESETSLQGSRLPYMLMYRKAENQLKDKNPIGSNPAIHLRILLLGPPGTEKSSVGNLILGENYFPLFTIKESMGKTVGNVTVVDTPNLFTLTPMSWAKELKRCIMLSHPGPNAILWVVPLSQFSNHQQGLFHNIRKRLGSETQKHTMIIFTSGRELENLDQPIDISRHNKVKKVVRTCRNRYHVINSSNHNQASELIEQLFKMIAKNRGSYCTFKRTKKRRP